Within the Pseudomonas fulva genome, the region ACGGCCTGGAACTGCCCTGGACGGTGGGCATGCGTACCGGCGATACCGGTAGCGCAGAACGCCAGCGCCAGGCGCGGCGCCTGCCCACGGCCCTGGTGACCACCCCCGAAAGCCTGACCCTGCTGCTGACCGGCGCCGATGCGAAAGCCCAGTTCGCCCAGGTCGGCATGCTGGTGGTGGACGAGTGGCACGAATTGCTTGGCAACAAGCGTGGCGTGCAGTTGCAGCTGGCCCTGGCGCGGCTGCGCCAATGGAACCCGGGGCTGATCGTCTGGGGCCTGTCGGCGACCCTGGGCAATCAGCCTCACGCCCTGGAGGTGTTGCTGCCCGACGGCAGCGGTCGCCTGGTGCGCGGCGAGCAGGGCGGCAAACCGCTGATCGACACCCTGTTGCCGCCGGCGGTGGAGCGTTTTCCCTGGGCGGGTCACCTGGGCTTGCGGTTGCTGCCCCAGGTGGTCGAGGAACTGGAAAACAGCAGCGTCAGCCTGGTATTCACCAATACCCGCTCGCAATCGGAGCTCTGGTACCAGGCCTTGCTCGGTGCACGGCCGGACTGGGCCGGGCTGATCGCCCTGCATCACGGCTCCCTGGCCCGGGAGGTACGCGACTGGGTCGAGAGCGGGCTCAAGCAGGGCAAGCTCAAGGCGGTGGTGTGCACCTCCAGCCTGGATCTGGGGGTTGACTTCCTGCCGGTCGAACGGGTCCTGCAGATCGGCTCGGCCAAGGGCGTCGCCCGCCTGCTGCAGCGCGCCGGGCGCTCCGGGCACGCGCCGGGGCGTATCTCGCGCGCCACCCTGGTGCCGACCCATGCCCTGGAGTTGCTCGAGGCCGCCGCCCTGCAGGATGCCGTGGCAGCGGGGCGTATCGAGGCGCGGGAATCGCCCCGTCAGCCCCTGGATGTATTGGTCCAGCACCTGGTCAGCGTGGCACTCGGTGGTGGCTTCCGGCCTGACGAGCTGCTGCGCGAGGTACGCAGCACTTGGGCCTATCGCCACCTCGATGAGGCGCAGTGGCGCTGGGCGCTGGCCTTCGTGCGCCAGGGCGGCGAGTCCCTCAGCGCCTACCCGGATTACCAGCGTGTCGAGCCGGACGACGAGGGCATCTGGCGGGTGCCCAGCCCGCGCCTGGCCCGTCGCCATCGGATGAGCGTGGGCACCATCGTCAGCGATGCCAGCCTGACCGTGAAATGGTGGAGCAAGGGCGGCGGTGGCGGCTCTCTGGGCAGCGTCGAGGAGGGCTTTATCGCCCGTCTGCGTCCTGGTGACGTGTTCCTGTTCGGCGGTCGCCCCCTGGAGCTGGTGCGGGTCGAGAACATGACTGCCTACGTCAAGCGCAGCGCCGCCGGCAAGGCCAGCGTGCCGCGCTGGAATGGCGGGCGCATGCCCCTTTCCAATACCTTGGCCGAAGCGCTGGTGGCACGTTTCGGCGAGGCCGCCCAGGGCCGTTTCGAGGGGCCGGAGATGCGCCTGCTGCAGCCATTGCTCGAGGTGCAGGCCAACTGGTCGGCACTGCCGGCGCCCGGCACGCTGCTGGCCGAGACCCTGCATTCGCGCGAAGGCTGGCACCTGTTTC harbors:
- a CDS encoding ligase-associated DNA damage response DEXH box helicase, encoding MTLASTWLRRNGWKAFDFQKEVWQAVADGQSGLVHASTGAGKTYAVWLAALNRFAGKAPSKKTAGSKRAPAAAPLTVLWITPMRALAADTQRALQAPIDGLELPWTVGMRTGDTGSAERQRQARRLPTALVTTPESLTLLLTGADAKAQFAQVGMLVVDEWHELLGNKRGVQLQLALARLRQWNPGLIVWGLSATLGNQPHALEVLLPDGSGRLVRGEQGGKPLIDTLLPPAVERFPWAGHLGLRLLPQVVEELENSSVSLVFTNTRSQSELWYQALLGARPDWAGLIALHHGSLAREVRDWVESGLKQGKLKAVVCTSSLDLGVDFLPVERVLQIGSAKGVARLLQRAGRSGHAPGRISRATLVPTHALELLEAAALQDAVAAGRIEARESPRQPLDVLVQHLVSVALGGGFRPDELLREVRSTWAYRHLDEAQWRWALAFVRQGGESLSAYPDYQRVEPDDEGIWRVPSPRLARRHRMSVGTIVSDASLTVKWWSKGGGGGSLGSVEEGFIARLRPGDVFLFGGRPLELVRVENMTAYVKRSAAGKASVPRWNGGRMPLSNTLAEALVARFGEAAQGRFEGPEMRLLQPLLEVQANWSALPAPGTLLAETLHSREGWHLFLYPFAGRNVHLGLASLLAWRLGQRQPLSFSIAVNDYGLELLCASEVDWPRLLDADLFGDHDLLHDVLASLNAGELAQRRFREIARIAGLVFGGYPGAGKSLRQVQASSGLFFDVFRQYDPDNLLLIQAHDEVLSQELDVQQLRHTLADMRAAQLNLHALRRAPPLAFPLMVERFRERLSSEKLADRIARMLGELERAAGPGPQVAEAPLVEVEPPIRRGERKRKDGRPTRKTRTGSA